The Amycolatopsis methanolica 239 nucleotide sequence TACCCGCGCGCGCAGAGTGTCATTCGAAGCAGGGCATACGTCACCCAACAGAGGGAACACATTCCCGGGGACGCCCGTGGGACGGTGCGACACGTACCCCGGCTTCGGACGGGTGACGACGCTGGTGCACTGTAACGCCTACGCTGATCAGGAACGACGGTTCGGGCGAGCGGGTGTTCGGGTCTTCGATCGAAGGGGTGGGGCAGGTGTCGTCGGGGATCGGTTACGGCAACCGGAGATCGCGGCCCTACCGCAAGCGCCGCCCGCTACCCGCGCTGATCGTGATCGGGGTGCTCGGACTCGTCGCGATGGTCATCTGGGTGCGCGCGATCACCAGCAAGCAGGACATCGACGAGGCGCTGCGGTGCGATCCGCCGCCCACGCCGCCACCCGGTGTGACGTACACCAACCTGGGTTACAACGCGCTCGACGAGACCACACCCGTGCCCGCCGACCGGATCGCGGTGAAGGTGCTCAACGCGAGCGAGAAGCGCGGGCAGGCCGCGATCACCACGGAAAGCCTGCGGCAGCTGGGTTTCACGCAGATCGCGCCGCCGGAGAACGACCCCGCCTACGCGACCGACGAGGCGGCCTGCCGCGGCCAGTTGCGCTTCGGCGACAACGGCAGCTCCGCGGCGCGCACGCTCAGCCTGGTCGTGCCGTGCGTCGAACTGGTGCGGGACAACCGCGAGGACGCGAGCGTGGACCTGGCGATCGGCAGCGCCTTCGGCGACGTGGTGCCGACGCAGGCGGCGCGCGACATCCTCGCGCAGCTGCAGGCGTGGTCGAACCAGCACGACGGCGACGGCGGCGAGCAGTCCGCGGTCAACCCGCCGGTGATCGACAAGGCGCTGCTGGCCGCCGCCCGCCCCGGCACCTGCTGACCCGCTCGCACCCGCGAGTCCCGTATTCCCGCCCGCGAGTCCCACACTCACGAGCGCGAGTTCGGCACCCGGCCGCAGCGGTCGCCGTCGGGCGCTACACCTCCTTGACGCCGCACTCCACGGCCGCGTCGTAGAGCGCTCCGGCGATCGACGGCGCGGCCGCGAAGGTCGCGTCCGCCCCCAGGGCCGGGTCCGAGCCCGGTAGGTGCACCACCGCGCCCGCTTCCTCCGCCACCAGCGCTCCGGCCGCCCAGTCCCAGCGGTGCAGGCCGTGCTCCAGGTACCCGTCCAGCCACCCGGCCGCCACCGCGCACAGGTCGAGCGAGGCCACCCCAGCCCGGCGGACGTCGCGCACGCGGGTCAGCAGCCCGGACACCAACCGGGCCTGCCGGGCGCGCCGCTCGGCCTGGTAGGCGAACCCGGTGCCGATCAGGCTCAGCTCCAGCCGCTCGGGCGAGGACA carries:
- the cei gene encoding envelope integrity protein Cei, whose product is MSSGIGYGNRRSRPYRKRRPLPALIVIGVLGLVAMVIWVRAITSKQDIDEALRCDPPPTPPPGVTYTNLGYNALDETTPVPADRIAVKVLNASEKRGQAAITTESLRQLGFTQIAPPENDPAYATDEAACRGQLRFGDNGSSAARTLSLVVPCVELVRDNREDASVDLAIGSAFGDVVPTQAARDILAQLQAWSNQHDGDGGEQSAVNPPVIDKALLAAARPGTC